The Oncorhynchus tshawytscha isolate Ot180627B linkage group LG08, Otsh_v2.0, whole genome shotgun sequence genome window below encodes:
- the ythdf2 gene encoding YTH domain-containing family protein 2, with protein sequence MSASSLLEQRPKGQGNKVQNGAVTQKDTLNDEFEPYLNTQARQSNAYTAMSDSYMPSYYSPSIGFSYSLNEAAWSTGGDPPMPYLASYGQLSNGEHHFLPDAMFSQPGPLGSNPFLGQHGFNFFPSGIDFSAWGNNSSQGQSTQSSGYSSSYAYAPSSLGGAMIDGQSPFTQNEPLNKAPGMNSLDSLAGLKIGGGAGDMGVPKVVGSGLPGGPLGHSQVSVGAPSMPLPPIAPAKPASWADIAGKPAKPQPKLKTKGGIAGTNLPPPPIKHNMDIGTWDNKGNMPKASTPQHAPIPSNGQPPNQASPQPGTMAGGTPQLQLSNGQLVAPLAQLGQHQFPPNGQQGMGGQLQLSQGPPPTTQPTRWVPPRNRANGFGDGGVGQSPPNSGVGGVQVPSEPHPVLEKLRLVNNYNPKDFDWNPKQGRVFIIKSYSEDDIHRSIKYNIWCSTEHGNKRLDAAYRSLGAKGPLYLLFSVNGSGHFCGVAEMRSPVDYNTCAGVWSQDKWKGRFDVRWIFVKDVPNSQLRHIRLENNENKPVTNSRDTQEVPLDKARQVLKIIAGYKHTTSIFDDFSHYEKRQEEEECVKKVEVQGSEPYPSNPNPSRSHYRLQERQGRVK encoded by the exons ATGTCAGCCAGCAGCCTTCTTGAACAG AGACCGAAAGGCCAAGGAAACAAAG TGCAAAACGGAGCTGTGACCCAAAAGGATACTTTGAATGATGAGTTTGAGCCTTACCTGAACACTCAGGCCAGACAG AGCAATGCGTATACGGCCATGTCAGACTCCTACATGCCAAGTTACTACAGCCCTTCCATAGGATTCTCATACTCCCTGAACGAGGCAGCATGGTCCACCGGCGGCGACCCCCCCATGCCTTACCTGGCCTCGTATGGACAGCTGAGCAACGGGGAGCACCACTTCCTGCCCGATGCCATGTTCAGCCAACCCGGCCCACTGGGCAGCAATCCCTTTCTGGGCCAGCACGGCTTTAACTTCTTCCCCAGTGGCATCGATTTCTCGGCCTGGGGCAACAACAGCTCTCAGGGACAGTCCACGCAGAGCTCTGGCTACAGCAGCAGCTACGCCTACGCGCCCAGCTCGCTAGGGGGCGCCATGATCGACGGACAGTCCCCCTTCACCCAGAACGAGCCCCTCAACAAAGCCCCCGGCATGAACAGCTTGGACAGCTTGGCGGGGCTTAAGATTGGAGGGGGTGCTGGGGACATGGGGGTGCCTAAGGTCGTGGGCTCCGGCCTCCCCGGGGGACCCCTGGGCCACAGCCAGGTGTCAGTTGGAGCTCCCAGCATGCCACTGCCCCCCATTGCCCCTGCCAAACCCGCATCCTGGGCAGACATTGCTGGCAAGCCTGCCAAGCCTCAGCCCAAGCTGAAAACCAAAGGGGGCATAGCGGGTACCAACCTTCCCCCTCCGCCCATCAAACACAACATGGACATCGGCACTTGGGACAACAAGGGGAACATGCCTAAAGCGTCCACCCCACAGCATGCGCCTATCCCCAGCAATGGGCAGCCGCCCAACCAGGCCTCCCCTCAGCCCGGCACCATGGCCGGAGGGACCccacaactacagctcagcaacGGGCAGTTGGTGGCCCCTTTGGCCCAGCTTGGGCAGCACCAGTTCCCCCCGAACGGGCAGCAGGGCATGGGGGGGCAGCTGCAGCTCTCCCAGGGCCCCCCGCCCACCACTCAGCCCACCCGCTGGGTCCCTCCACGGAACCGCGCTAACGGCTTTGGGGATGGCGGGGTGGGACAGTCTCCCCCCAACTCTGGTGTGGGCGGGGTGCAGGTACCTTCGGAGCCCCACCCGGTGCTGGAGAAACTGCGCCTGGTCAACAACTACAACCCCAAGGACTTTGACTGGAACCCCAAGCAGGGGCGTGTGTTCATCATCAAGAGCTACTCTGAAGACGACATCCACCGCTCCATCAAGTACAACATCTGGTGTAGCACAGAGCACGGCAATAAGCGGCTGGACGCCGCCTATCGCTCGCTGGGTGCTAAGGGCCCCCTCTACCTGCTCTTCAGCGTCAACGGCAGTGGCCACTTCTGCGGCGTGGCGGAGATGCGCTCGCCCGTGGACTACAACACCTGCGCCGGTGTGTGGTCGCAGGACAAGTGGAAGGGGCGCTTTGATGTGCGCTGGATCTTTGTTAAGGACGTTCCCAACAGCCAGCTACGGCACATCCGCCTGGAGAACAATGAGAACAAGCCAGTGACCAACTCGCGGGACACGCAGGAGGTGCCCCTGGACAAGGCACGGCAGGTCCTGAAGATCATCGCTGGCTACAAGCACACCACCTCCATCTTCGACGACTTCTCCCACTACGAGAAgcgccaggaggaggaggagtgtgtgaaAAAG GTGGAAGTCCAGGGAAGCGAGCCGTACCCCAGCAACCCAAACCCCAGCAGGAGTCATTACAGACTTCAG GAGCGCCAAGGACGTGTCAAGTAA